A region of the Corynebacterium renale genome:
ACGCCAGCGTTAAAACTTGCATCTTGGTCTGCCAAAGATTCCTGCCCCAACTGTTCCAAAGTTTGTTGGTTCAATACCGCTCCAACGCAGTAGTGCAGAAGCGTTTCAGCGCCAAGGGCTCCGCGTTCGGGGGCGCATTGACCCGCCTCGGTAAACGAGGAAGTCCATACTTCGATAATCCCGCGCAACGCAATGGGGTCTGCCAGGCCGACTGATACGACATCTGCTCCATCGCGTACGGAAAGCACGCAACGTCGAAAAGCAGTCGCCCGATCGGCCGGTGACATGTAATCCGTCGTGAGAGCCGGCTGGATGATGTGCGAACTTAAAGCTCTAAGCAGTTCCTGCTTATTTGCAACATGCCAGTACAAAGCACCCGGCGCGACCCCTAAATCCGATGCCACCCTGCGCATAGTCACGTCTCCTAGGCCGTAGCGGCGAAGGATTGTAAACGCTGCATCAACGATGCTGTGACGAGTTAGCTGCACAGGTTCCACCTTAGCAAGGTGGGTACTTACGTCTCAGGCCTATGCGCACCGGGATGTACTGAGCTCAAGGGGAGTTAACAGTACGTTTTCAGAAAGCCCTGATAATATAAAAACTCCTAAACATTGACCGCTACTCTGGGAGTTGAAAATTCAGTGAAGAAAATCTCAACTATGAAGATGTCCGCCATGGCCGTCGCCTTGACCCTGCCTTTGGCGCTCACTGCGTGTGGCAACGATAACGAGGACTCGGCCGCAACCGAAACTGCGACCGCAACGTCGACTAAGACTTCTACCTCTACTTCCGCTACGAGCTCCGAAGAGTCCTCGACCGAAGAGACCACCGGGCAAAACCCTGATGGCCAGGAGCCACGCCCAGAAGGTGAACAGCAGGTTCCAACTATCCAGGACCCGATTGCTGCTCTGAGCGCTAC
Encoded here:
- a CDS encoding TetR family transcriptional regulator → MQLTRHSIVDAAFTILRRYGLGDVTMRRVASDLGVAPGALYWHVANKQELLRALSSHIIQPALTTDYMSPADRATAFRRCVLSVRDGADVVSVGLADPIALRGIIEVWTSSFTEAGQCAPERGALGAETLLHYCVGAVLNQQTLEQLGQESLADQDASFNAGVELIVNATLLHRTS